The genomic stretch TTTACATCGAGCGCCTCTCGCGGCGTCACGACCTGACGGTGTATGTCTCCTCGCAGATGGACGCCGACGACGCGACCCTCCCCGCGCAGGACCGCGTCGAGTACGTGCTCCACGACGACCTCCCGAAGCTTCCCCATCCGATCTTCACGAAGATGGATGCCCTGCACGAGGAGAGCGCGGCCCTCGAGGGCCACGACCTGGTCCACTCTTACTCCTCGGCGTTCATCCCCGTGCTCGCCGAACTCGAGATCCCGACGCTCGTCACGCTCAACTCCTATCTCCCCGTCTGTCCGAAGGCGGACATGCTCTATCACGGGGAGCGAAAGTGCTCGGGCCCCGGCCCGCTGAAGTGTGCGGCCTGCGTCCCGACGACCGCCTTCAAGCGCCGCCAGGGGATCGAGGCCGAGCTCCGCCAGGGCTACGTCTCGATGGGCCAGATCCCGTTCGTCCGCTCCTCGATGAACCACGCCGACGGGATCACGGCGTACCACGCCCTCTCGCCCCATCTGAAGGACGACTACGCGGACCTGGGCTTTCCCGAGGACTCGATCACGGTCGTCCCCCACTTCTACGACGAGGAGTTCCACCGCCCGCGTCCCGAGCCGACGGAGCTCACCGAGCCGATCTCGGCGCTGTACGTCGGTGCGCTCCAGGACATCAAGGGCGTCGAGACGCTCGTCCGTGCCCTCGCGCTGCTCCGCCGAAACGACCGGGACGTCGAGCTGCGGATCGCGGGTCGCGGTCCCCTCGAGGACACGCTACGCGAGCTGGCGGCCGACCTCGGGGTCGAGGACGCGATCACCTGGCTCGGCTACGTCGATCACGGCGAGCTGCCGGACCTCTATCGCTCCTCGGACGTGTTCGTCTATCCCGGCGTCATCGACGAGCCGTTCGGCCGGGTCATGCTCGAGGCGCTGGCGACCCACACCCCGATCGTGAGCGCCGACGTCGGCAGCATGGACTACATCGTCGGGCCGGCGGGGACGCTCTTCGAACCCGGGAACCCCGAATCGCTCGCCGAAGCCTTCGAGACGCTCCGGAGCGATTACGCCGCTCACCGCGAGGCCGTCTCGCACCAGCTCAAACGGTTCGAACCCGAGACGGTGATCGATTCGTTCTCCTCGCTGTATGCCGGCGTCGTGGACTCCACGTAGACCCGTCCGCGATAGCCCTGGCTCGCGGCCGTAGATACTGCTCGGCCAGTCAGATAGCTATCGCTCGAACGGTTGGCGCTCAAAAAACCGTGATGATCGGAAGTACCGACGTCTAAGGCGTGTCTTCTTCGTCGTCCGCGGCCGGGTCGTCCTCGTCGTCGCCGAGGCCGTCTTCCTCGTCGTCCGCGGCCGGGTCGTCCTCGTCGTCTTCGAGGCCGTCTTCCTCGTCGTCCGCGGCCGGGTCGTCCTCGTCGTCTTCGAGGCCGTCTTCCTCGTCGTCCGCGGCCGGGTCGTCTTCCATGTCGTCCTCGGCCGGATCGTCCTCAGCCGGGTCGTCCTCGGCCGGATCGTCCTCAGCCGGGTCGTCCTCGGCTGGGTCGTCCTCAGCCGGGTCGTCCTCGGCTGGGTCGTCCTCGGCCGGGTCGTCTTCCATGTCGTCCTCGGCCGGATCGTCCTCGGCCGGGTCGTCCTCGGCAGGATCCTCCTCGTCGCCTGCGGGATCCTCTTCTTCTTCTTCGCCTTCGTCGGTACATCCTGCAAGCGCGAAGACGCTCGCCGCGCCTGCTGCTTCAACGAATCGCCGTCTGCTGAGTTTTTTCTGCATTGGCTAACCCCCGTCGTTCCCTATAGGCTCGACGGGGTTTACTATACTTACTCTAAACCTTCCCGCCGATTTGAACCGGGCCTAGCTGGTTGAAAGCCTGTGAAAGAGTCTGAAAACCTCCGAATCACTTCGCGGCCGGTATATCGGTTGTGCGGCGGTTTGAGGCCTTCTACTGCCGATGAACGATTCGGCAAGCCGTATAAAACACACTTTAATCTGATGTTTTACTGAGAGTATATAAAAAAGGCCATTAGGGAGGGGGGGTTATGGGTGGACGGAGACGTATGACTCGCCCATCGCCTCGCAGTCCTTCCCGTACCCACGCCAATCCTACTCATGGGTGAGCAGGGATACCGTGTTTCCTCCCGGCTGTTCGTCGCGTTCGCCGTCCTGATCGTCCTCGGGGTCGGCACCGCCATCGCGGTTCCGATCGCGGACGACCCCAACGACGCGAGCGGCGCGACGACCGGGAACGGTGATGCTCCCGGGTTCCACGGGACCGAGATCGCCGGCGACGGCTACATCGACGACCAGGAGGCCCTGGTCTCGGATCATCCCGGCCCGGCCTACGTCTGGAGCACGGAGCCGACGACAGTGAACACCACCCTCGGGAGCGGGGCGGCCAACGAGGAGTCCGCCGTGTGCGGCGAGGTGACCGATACTGACGGCGAAGCACTTTCGGATCTCGGCTGTCAGTCCGTTACACCCACCGGCGACGGAAGCAGCGTCGAGTTCGACATCGACGAATGGCCCGACGGGTACCAGGGAGGCGCCTGGATCACGCTCGAGCTTCGGACCGACGACGGGGAGATGGAGTACTACGAGACCGTTCCCGTAACCGTGATCCACCCCGAGGGGGACTTATCGGGCGACAGGTTGACCAACGCCGACGAGGTCCGTTACGGAACCGACTTCACGGTCCCCGACACGACCGGCAACGGACTCACCGACTGGGAGGAGGTCGCCGTTCACGGGACGGATCCGCTCGCGACCGACACCAGCGGCGATGGCGTCGGCGACGCGACGGCCGTCCGTCTCGGCCTCGACCCGACGATCCCGTACCTCCCGTACGTCTACGTCGGCGCCGGCCTGCTCGTCGTCCTCCTCGTCGTCGCGGGCGGAGGGGCGCTGGGCTGGCACTTCATGCGGCGATACACCGGCAGCGAGGGGGGAGACGGGCAGGCCGAACCGACGACGACCGACGACGAACCGGCGGGGGCGGGGTCCGCGAACGATCCTCCCACCACACCGCCCCCCGTCGACCCTCCCACGGAGCCGGATCCCGACGGCGACGGCCCGCCGCTGACCAAGGAGGAGGAGATCTGTCGGATACTCGACGAACACGACGGTCGGATGAAACAGTCACGGCTCGTCGATCACACGGAGTGGTCCCAGGCGACCGTCAGCCGCCTGCTCACGAAGCTCGAACAGGAGGGGACGGTCACGAAGCTCAGATCCGGTCGGGAGAACATCGTCGAGCTCCGCGGTGTGGAGTCCGAGTCACCCGACGTGTAACCCCCTTCGATCAGTCGGTGAAGGCGAGCCGCGTGGTCTGATCGGCGTCCTCGGGTGACGGGTCGTCTGGCGCGTCACCCTCGTAGAGCAGGACCCAGACGTAGACGTCGTTGTCGGTCGTCGGGCCGATGTCATAGCCGATCTGCTCGGTCTCACCGTCCTCGACTGTCGTCTCGAACCGATCGAGCTCCGTCTCGCTTTCGACGCCTTCGACGTCCTGACCGTCGTCGCTCAGCACGACTTCCTGCTGGTAGACGACCGCGGTGTAGCTCTGTGTCTCACCCTCGTGGTTCTCGATCCCGACGGTGATCGGCGCAGTTTCGCCGCCCGAAAGGTCGGTCGGCAGGTCCGTCGTGGTCAGCTCGCCCTCCTCGTTCTCCGAGAGCAGGTAGAGCTCGGTGTGGGGTTCCTCGGCGGGCAACGACGGGGCCGCGAAGGCCATGTACGCCCCGCCGGCCACCAGCGCCAGGAGGCTGAAGACGAGGAAGACGTTCAACAGGACGTGTCGCTGGTTCTCCGGCTCGAACGGGGCGGGCGTCTCGCCACGGCGCCGTTGGTGGACCGTGAACAGACCCGCTACGGTGCCGACGGCGCGTCCCCCAACCCCATAGCGATCCTCGGGGGGCCGCCTGGCACGCCGCAGCAGCCCGATCAGGGAGAACAGGACCGTCCATGCCACGGTGGCGACGGCGATCGGCAGCAGGGTGACGCCGTACGGCGAGAAGTTCGCGACGTACGCGATCGAGGGAACGATCGCGAGGCTCAGCGCGACGGACAGGGCGATCCGCTCGAGCGTCCCGAAGCCGGCCCCGTCCTCGGTGGGTGGGTCCGGGAAGAGGGCGCTCACGAACGCGTATCCGGGTAGCAACACCACGAGCGGGAGGGCGAGCGCGACGCGGACCGGGGCGATAGTCACGTCGACTATCAGGATCCCGACCGCGGCGAGGGCACTGAAGAGGATGGTTAGCAGGAGGTCTCCCATCCACTGGTGGGCTCTCATTTCCCCGGGCTACGCGAGGTACGTTGAAAAACCCCCCGACCGTTCGTCGGAACAGGGGGGTGCTCGCCACGCTCTACCGGTAACACCAGTGACACGCCGCCCACTGTCGTTTTCGCGCCGGTTATCCGCCGCTGTCGGCGGTTAACACGTTTATAACAAAGGCGCCACCTTTCGTAAATCGAGGTGAGAACGGGCTCCGACCCGCTTACCGTCTACCATGCAACTGACATTACACTACCCTGTCCGGCCCCACGCGACGCTCGGAACCGGTCCCCTCGACGCCACCCTGCCCGGAGGGACCCGATGATCCCCATCGCGAACCCCGACATCGGCGCGGGGGAGCAGGAAGCCGTCGAGGAGGTCCTCGAATCGGGTTATATCGCCAGCGGCGACGTCGTCTCCGAGTTCGAATCCGAGTTCGCCGACTTCTGTGGCGCCGATCGCGGCGTCGCGACCGCGAACGGGACCGCCGCCCTCCATGCGGCCTGCGAGGCCCTCGACGTCAGGGGGAAGGCGGTGATCACCACTCCCTTCTCGTTCGTCGCGACCGCGAACTCGATCCGGCTGGCCGGCGGCGAGCCGGTGTTCGCCGACGTCGACCCCGAAACGTACAACCTCGACCCCGATGCCGTCGAGACCGTCCTCCGCGAGCGCGAGGACGTCGCGGCTGTCATGCCGGTCCACCTCTACGGGCTGCCCGCGGACATGGAGCGGTTCGTCGAGCTCTCGGAGGAGTACGACGTCGCGCTTATCGAGGACGCCGCACAGGCCCACGGCGCGACAGTCGGCGACCGGCCCGTGGGTTCGATCGGCGATGTCGCCTGCTTCTCGTTCTACCCGACGAAGAACATGACGACCGGCGAGGGGGGGATGGTGACGACGAACGACCCCGAGATCGAGGCGGGGGTCCGACAGTACATCAACCACGGCCGCGACGGGAGTGCCCAGTACGCCCACCCGGAGATCGGGCACAACCTGCGGCTGACGAACATCGCCGCGGCGCTCGGGCGCGTTCAGCTCGATCGCCTCCCCGCGTTCACTGAGGCCCGCCGGGAGAACGCCCGCCGCCTGACCGAGGGGCTGGCCGACGCGGACGTCGAGACGCCGACGGTCCCCGACGACCGCACCCACGTCTACCACCAGTACACGATCCGAAGCGACGACCGCGAGGCCCTCAAGGACGGTCTCGAGGAGCAGGGCGTCGGCAGCAAGGTCTACTACCCGACCTGTCTCCACGAGCTCGAGGCCTACGAGGGCTACAGTGCGGAGGTCCCCCACGCGAAACGCGCGACCGAGGAGGTGCTCTCGCTGCCGGTCCATCCGAACCTCTCGTCGGACGATGTCGATCGGATCGTTGAAGCGGTCACGAACCAAGGGGTGAAACATGTCTGAACGGCCACCCGTCCGTGTGGGCGTCATCGGCGTCGGCAGCATGGGCCAGAACCACGTCCGCGTCTTCCGGGAGCTGCCCGAAACGGAGCTCGTCGGGATCTACGACGCGGACCGGGAGCAGGCCGCGTCGGTCGCGGACGCCTTCGGCGTCGACGTCCTCGATCTCGACGACCTGCTGGACGCGGTCGACGCGGTCTCGATCGCGGTCCCGACCCAGTATCACTACGATACCGCCCGGGAGTGTATCGACGCTGGCGTCGGTGTCCTGATCGAAAAGCCGATCGTCGAGGACCTGGACAACGGCCGGCAGCTGATCGAGTTCGCGGACCAGCGCGACGTCACCCTCCAGGTCGGCCACATCGAGCGGTTCAACCCGGCCGTAATGACGCTGATGGAGCTGCTCGACGACCTCGACATCATCGCGATCGAGGCCAAACGCCTCGGACCACCGCTCGACCGGGAGATCGCCGACACGGCAGTGATGGACCTGATGATCCACGACATCGACATCATGCTCTCGATATTCGGCGAGGAGGCCGAGGACGTCCATGCCGCGGGCACGCGGGGATCGGACTACGCGACGGCGACGATCCAGACCCCCTCGGGACGGATCGGCCAGCTCACCGCGAGCCGCGTCACCCAGCAGAAGGTCCGCGAGCTGACCATCACCGCCGAGAAGTGTCGCGTCATCGTTGACTACATCGACCAGTCGATCGAGATAACCCGCCAGTCGCTGCCGGAGTACGCCAAACAGGACGGCTTCCGGTACCGCCACGAGAACATCGTCGAACAGGTGCTCGTCGAGCGCCGCGAGCCCCTGAAGAACGAGCTCTCGGCGTTCGCCGAGGCGGTCAGAACGGGCTCGGAGCCGGTCGTTACCGGCGAGGACGGGCTCCGCGCGCTCTCGCTGGCCCGCGAGATCGACGCGCTCGCGGGACGCGAGCGGAGCGCGCCGACCGACGCCGTCTGAGCCCCGTTATGGATACCATAGTAAACAGTCCGAGGAGCGACAGTCTCCTATAGCCCCCGCGCGAACGAACCGATGACTTACATGCCCACGACAGCGATCCCCCAGCCCACGGAGGTCCCCGGATGACCGAGCCGCGCCGAGAACTCGGCGAGGACTGTGTCATCGACGATCCCGACTCGGTCGGCTACCTCCACGACGAGTCGGCCGACCCCGCAGTGATCGGCGATCGAGCCCGCATCCGCAAGGGAACGATCGTCTACGCGGACGTCGAGATCGGCGACGACTTCACGACGGGCCACAACGCCCTCGTGCGCGAGGACACGACGATCGGCGACAGCGTGATCGTCGGCACGGACACCGTGATCGACGGGACCACCGAGATCGGCTCGCACGTCAGTCTCCAGACGGGCGTCTACGTTCCGACGGACACGACGATCGGCTCGAACGTCTTCGTCGGTCCGCGGGCGGTGATGACGAACGATCACTACCCCGTTCGCCAGGACGAACCGCTCGAAGGGCCGACCATCGAGGACGGCGTCTCCGTCGGCGCGAACGCGACAATCCTCCCCGGCGTGCGCGTCGGTGCGGGCTCGTTCGTCGCCGCCGGCGCGACCGTCACCGAGGACGTACCCCCACACACCCTCGCGCTCGGCACGCCGGCGCGACACCGCGACCTTCCCGATTCGTTGACGGGGGAGAACCTACTCAATGAGTGATAGCACATCACAGGGCGCTCCGGCGCTCTACGGCTCGGACGTATCGACCGACGAACAACGGGACGCGCTGACCGGCGGCGAGGTCCCGATCGCGGTCTACGGCCTCGGCAAGATGGGACTGCCGCTGGCCTCGGTCTACGCCGACGTGACGGGCAACGTCACCGGCGTCGACGTCGACCCCGCGGTCGTCGAGTCGATCTCGGCCGGCGAGAACCACATCGTCGGCGAGCCCGGGCTCTCCGACCTCGTCGAGGAGGTCGTCGACCGGGGCGCGCTCTCGGCGACGACCGAAGGCTCCACGGCCGCCGCCGACGCCCGGGTCCACGTCGTGATCGTCCCGACGCTGGTCGACGAGGACAGCAAACCGGACCTCTCGGTGGTCGAATCGGTGATGGCGGACGTCGCCGCGGGGCTTTCGGCGGGCGATCAGGTGATCCTCGAATCGACCGTCCCGCCGCGGACCTGCCGCGACGTCGTCGCGCCGACCCTCGCCGCAGAAAGCGGGCTCGATCGTGAGGAGTTCGGCGTCGCGTTCTGTCCCGAACGGACTTCGAGCGGGCGCGCGCTCGAGGACATCCGTGGCGCCTACCCGAAGATCGTCGGCGGGATCGACGACGAGAGCACCCGAGTCGCGGAGCTGCTCTACGGAGAGATCAGCTCGAACGAGATCGTTCCCGTCGCCGACGCCACGACGGCGGAGGCGGTCAAGGTGTTCGAGGGGGTCTATCGCGACGTCAACATCGCGCTCGCCAACGAGCTCACGAAACACGCAGAAGAGCTCGAGATCAGCGTGCTCGAGGCGATCGAGGCGGCCAACACCCAACCGTTCTGTGACCTCCACATCCCGGGCGCGGGCGTCGGAGGCCACTGCATCCCCTACTACCCGCACTTCCTGATCCAGATGTTCAACGCGGACTCGCGGCTGATGGAGCTCTCCCGGGAGATCAACGACACGATGCCGACCTACACCGCGGAGCTCGCCCTCTCGGGGCTGGCGAAACACGGAAAGGAGTCGGCGGGAAGCGACGTGCTCGTGCTCGGGTTGACCTACCGCGCGGGCGTCGACGAGCTGCGCGCGACGCCGGCAATGGGCGTGATCGAGCGCCTCGCGGGTGCGGGCGCGGACGTCACGGCGGTCGACCCGATCACGGACACGACGGAACCGTTCGAGGACGCCGGCGCGAACGTCGTCTCGCTCGACGACGTACGCGAAGGGAGCTACGACGCGGTCGTACTGGTGACCGCACAGGAGGCGTTCGAGGACCTCGAGATACCTGCCCTGGCGGCCGACGACCCGTTGGTGGTCGTCGACGGCCGGCAGGCCCTGACGGAGCTACAGAATGAACACGGAATCTACTACAGAGGGATCGGTATCAATGCCTGAACCGAACGGAGACACGGTCTGTATCGTTGGCCTCGGCTACGTCGGCCTACCGCTCGCGAACGCCTTCGACGAGGAGGGCCTCGACGTGATCGGCTTCGACGTCGACGAGGAGAAGGTAGCGGAGCTCGCCGCGGGGCGCGACCCGACCCATGAGATCGGCGACGAGGCGGTCTCGAAGGGCGGGATCGAGTTCACGACGGACCCGACCCCGATGGAACGTGCCGACTACGTCATCATCACCGTCCCGACGCCGGTCGACAGCATGAAGAACCCGAACCTCGAGTTCGTCGAGAGCGCGGGCCGGTCCGTCGGCCAGCAGCTCTCGGCCGGAACGACCGTCGTTCTCGAGTCGACGGTCTACCCGGGCGTCACCCGTGACCGTCTCGGGCCGGCCATCGAGGCTGCCTCGGGGCTGACCCAGGGCGAGGAGTTCCACCTGGGCTACTCGCCCGAACGCCTCGCACCGGGGACGGACAAGAGCCTGCGCGAGGTCAAGAAGATCGTCAGCGGCGACACCGAGGAGACGCTTGCGGACCTCGCGGCGCTCTACGGCACCGTCATCGACGCCGGGCTCTATCACGCCGAGACCATCGAGGCCGCGGAGGCGGCGAAAGTGATCGAGAACGTCCAGCGCGACGTGAACATCGCCGTGGTCAACGAACTCGCGCTGATCTGTGACCACATGGGCCTCGACACCCAGGAAGTGATCGACGCGGCGTCCTCGAAGTGGAACTTCCATCCCTACGAGCCCGGCCTCGTCGGCGGCCACTGTATCCCCGTCGACCCGCTGTTCCTGGTGCATGGCTCCGAGCGTGCGGGATACTCGCCGAAGCTCATCCTCCAGGCCCGCGAGGTCAACGAGTACATGCCCAAACACACCGCCGAACTCACCCTGAAGGCGCTCAACCAGTCGGGCAAGGTCCTCCAGGACAGCCGGCTGGTCGTGCTCGGGCTCGCGTACAAGCCGAACGTCGGCGACCTCCGGACCTCCGAGATCGGCGGCGTCATCACGACGCTCGCCGAGTACGGCATCGAGTGCGACGGCTATGACCCGCTGGCGCCCGACGAGAAGATCCGCGAGTCGTTCGGGATCAACCCGCTCTCGGGGATGGAGTTCGACGGTGCCGACGGGATCGTGCTGGCGACGCCACACGACGCGGTCCTCGAGGAGTTCGACCTCGAGGCCGCGGCCGAGCAGCTCGCCGATGACCCCGTGCTGGTCGACGTGAAGGGCGTGCTGGACGAGGCGGAGGCCCAGGAGGCCGGCTATGCCTACCGCAAGCTCTGAACGCGAGCGTCTGCTCATCGCGATCCAGCACCCGGCACACGTCCACTTCTATAAGCACGCGATCCGCGAGCTCGAGGGCGACTACGAGGTCTCGATCGTGGTGCGCGACTCGGAGGTCGCGACCGATCTGCTCGACGCCTACGGCTTCGAGTACGACGTGATCGGGCGATCCGCATCGGGCCTCAGGCTGCTGGCCGCCCAGGCGCTCTACGAGGCGAAGATGCTTCGTCACGCCCGCGAGTTCGAACCCACCGTGATGACCGCCATCGGCGGCTCCGCGGTCTCCCACGTCGCCCGCGCGGTCGGCGCGAAGAGCGTCGTGTTCACCGACACCGAGCATGCGGCGCTAACGAACAAGCTGATGGCGCCGTTCGCCGACGAGATCTGGACGCCCGAGTGTTTCCACGAGGAGTTCGGCGAGAAACAGGTGCGGTATCCGGGCTATCACGAGCTCGCCTACCTCCACTCCGACCGCTTCTCGCCGGACGGATCGATCCGCGAGGCGGTCGGCCTCGCGTCCGACGAGGAGTTCGTCGTCCTCCGGCTCGTCTCCTGGGACGCCTCCCACGACGCCGGCGCGGGCGGGATCGACGACGTCGGCGACGTGGTCGATCGACTCGAAGCCACCGGCACAACCGTGCTGATCACCGCCGAGGGCGACCTCCCCGCACGCGTTCGCGACCGACGAGTGGACATCGAGCCCCACAGGATGCACGACCTGCTCGCGGAGGCCTCGCTGTTCGTCGGCGAGGGCGCGACGATGGCCGCCGAGAGCGCGGTGCTCGGGACGCCCGCGGTCTACGTCAACACCCTTCGGATGGGGTATACCGACGAGATCGAGGCGCGCTACGGTCTCCTCTACAACTGTCAGGGCTCGTTCCGCCACCGGATGGGCCTCGACGTCGCCGAGGCGATCCTCTCGGGCGAGGAGACACGCGACTGGGAGGGCGCACGCGAGCGCCTCCTCGAGGAGAAGGTCGACACGACGAACGTGATCCTGGCGGCCCTCACTGGCGATGGCACCTATTGACGTCCTCCAGCTGGTGACGACCCCACGGTCGTTCTTCGACCAGCAGGTCCGGACCCTCGAGGAACGAGGCGTTCGCTGTACGGTCGTCGAAGTCCCTCGGCCCGAGGGCGGTCGGGGTCCGGAGTCGTTCGCGCGTTTCTACCGGGAAGTGCTTCGCGAGGCCGTTCTCGGCGACTACGACCTCGTTCACGCCAACTACGGGCTGGTCGGTCCGATCGCGCTCGCCCAGCCCGTTCGCCCCGTCGTCCTCTCGATCTGGGGCTCCGAGGTGATGGGCTATTCGAACCGGCTCGATCGGGTCACCCGGTTCGCCGCCCGCCACAGCGACGCGGTGATCGCGCCCTCGAAGGCGGTCTCCCGCGAGCTGGACGTCCCCCATGCGACGATCCCCTTCGGCATCGACACCGAACTGTTCCGGCCGATGGACCGCGAGCGGGCACGCGAGTATCTGGGGTGGGATCCCGACGAGCGGATCGTCCTGTTCCCGTACGACCCCGATCGTGCGGTGAAGAACTACCCTCTCGCGCGTCGCGTCGTCGAGGGGCTTTCGATGAACGCGGAGCTGCGAACGGTCTCGGGACTCGACTACGAGGAGATGCCGTACGTGATGAACGCGAGCGACGCGCTGCTCGTGACCTCCGAGCGCGAGAGCGGCCCGATGGTCGCCAAGGAGGCCGTCTCGTGCGGTTTACCAGTCGTTTCGACCGACGTCGGGTTCGTCAGCGACGTCCTCTCGGGCGTTTCGAACTGTTTCACGGGCCGATCGGAGAGGTCTCTCATCGATTCCCTCGAATACGTGCTTGAGAGCGGCCAGAGAGCCGAACCAAGCGATGCAACCGGTGGCTTAGGGCTGGATGAAATGGCGGACGATATCCTTACCCTCTACACAACCACCCTCAGGTTCTGATCCGTCTTCGCGAAAATACAATTCATACCCCAGCACAAGAATCGGGCCCTTATAGTATAATTAAGACGATACCTTCGGCCGGTGAAATCAGCTAATACGACTGGATAGTCCCATAGAGGCACTACGAGTCGATCTATCTCCGGAGGTGAAGCCAGTTTTGGAACCCGTTTATCCCATTCGTTTCGATATACTTCCGGGCGGAGCGGATCGAGAAAAACGATTCGGAACGATTCAAAACTACGTGGAACAACAGCCGGTTTATTATGCCTTGGCCGATAAGAGGGACGTGTCGAAATGATGTCGACCGTCAATGCGGAGCAGTCTCCGAACGGAGCCGGAGTTTCGGAGGTTGCTTCCCCTGAACACTCTCTCTCGAAGGACGACACCTTCCATATTCTCCAGAACGAACGTCGTCGCCGCGTGCTGCAGTACCTCTCCGACACGAAGGGTCCTGTGGACATGCGTGATATCGCGGAACAGGTCGCAGCGTGGGAGCACGATACTACTGTCCAACAGCTCACGTCGGATCAGCGCCAGCGGGTGTATATCGCGCTGTATCAGTCCCACCTGCCGAAGCTCGCCGACTTCGATCTCATAACTTACAATCGAAGTCGGGGGGTAGTGGAACGGACGCCCGTTGCCGATCAGGTGACCCAGTACCTGCGCGAGCCCGACGATCGCTCGGACGAGGGCTCCATCGGGGAAGTCGAGTGGACACGGTACTACGGCGGCGCAACGGCCGTCAGTATCTGTCTCATCGTGGTCGCATGGCTCAGTTCGCTCCCTGTCTCGGGGATCGTGCTCGCTGCCGTGATCACCACCATTTACGTGGTCGTGACGGCGGGACTGATGCGAACCACCGAGAACTGAGGCGGAGACGGTAGAGAATGGCTCTGACCACGCCACGAGCGGGTTCGACGGACGACCGCACCCCGGTTGCCGACCGACGGGTCCGGCCCGGATCGAACGCTTGCACGGGGTCGTCGGCTCGCGCCTACGCCGGCATCGGGATCGGGATCTCGGTACTGCAGTTCGACTTCGGCGCCGACTGTATGGTCGCCTTGATGGTCGGACTCCTGGGTGGGATGCTGGCGGGTATGGCGCTGACACAGTTTC from Halalkalicoccus tibetensis encodes the following:
- a CDS encoding nucleotide sugar dehydrogenase — its product is MPEPNGDTVCIVGLGYVGLPLANAFDEEGLDVIGFDVDEEKVAELAAGRDPTHEIGDEAVSKGGIEFTTDPTPMERADYVIITVPTPVDSMKNPNLEFVESAGRSVGQQLSAGTTVVLESTVYPGVTRDRLGPAIEAASGLTQGEEFHLGYSPERLAPGTDKSLREVKKIVSGDTEETLADLAALYGTVIDAGLYHAETIEAAEAAKVIENVQRDVNIAVVNELALICDHMGLDTQEVIDAASSKWNFHPYEPGLVGGHCIPVDPLFLVHGSERAGYSPKLILQAREVNEYMPKHTAELTLKALNQSGKVLQDSRLVVLGLAYKPNVGDLRTSEIGGVITTLAEYGIECDGYDPLAPDEKIRESFGINPLSGMEFDGADGIVLATPHDAVLEEFDLEAAAEQLADDPVLVDVKGVLDEAEAQEAGYAYRKL
- a CDS encoding DUF354 domain-containing protein; translated protein: MPTASSERERLLIAIQHPAHVHFYKHAIRELEGDYEVSIVVRDSEVATDLLDAYGFEYDVIGRSASGLRLLAAQALYEAKMLRHAREFEPTVMTAIGGSAVSHVARAVGAKSVVFTDTEHAALTNKLMAPFADEIWTPECFHEEFGEKQVRYPGYHELAYLHSDRFSPDGSIREAVGLASDEEFVVLRLVSWDASHDAGAGGIDDVGDVVDRLEATGTTVLITAEGDLPARVRDRRVDIEPHRMHDLLAEASLFVGEGATMAAESAVLGTPAVYVNTLRMGYTDEIEARYGLLYNCQGSFRHRMGLDVAEAILSGEETRDWEGARERLLEEKVDTTNVILAALTGDGTY
- a CDS encoding glycosyltransferase, whose translation is MAPIDVLQLVTTPRSFFDQQVRTLEERGVRCTVVEVPRPEGGRGPESFARFYREVLREAVLGDYDLVHANYGLVGPIALAQPVRPVVLSIWGSEVMGYSNRLDRVTRFAARHSDAVIAPSKAVSRELDVPHATIPFGIDTELFRPMDRERAREYLGWDPDERIVLFPYDPDRAVKNYPLARRVVEGLSMNAELRTVSGLDYEEMPYVMNASDALLVTSERESGPMVAKEAVSCGLPVVSTDVGFVSDVLSGVSNCFTGRSERSLIDSLEYVLESGQRAEPSDATGGLGLDEMADDILTLYTTTLRF